Within the Thermodesulfobacteriota bacterium genome, the region ACTCGACAAAGGAAGGGATTTTCCCGGCTACTTCCTCTACCCATGCTAATACTTCGGGCAGGCTATCAAGTGGAAACATCAACATACTGGTGGTGATGGCCTTGGGCAGGGGATAGACCCGTAAGTAATATTTGGTGGCTACACCGAAGAAGCCGGGTCCTGATCCTCGCGCCGCCCAGAGTATGTCGGAATTCTCATCTTCAGAGGCTCTAATCAGTTTGCCGTCGGCAGTGACAACATCTAACGCAAGGAGACTGAAACAGGCAACGCCCCAGTAGCCTATGTTCCAGCCTAAACCACCGCCCAGGATGTAGCCGCTAAGAGGCACGCTTGGGCAGTGGCCGAACGGGAAGGCCAGGTCCTGCTCAGCTAATTTTCTGGCAAACTGCCGGTTCGTGATTGCCGGCTGGACGATGGCTACTCTTTTTTCGGGGTCTACCTCTACTGCATTCAGTGGAGAGAGGTCGAGTAAAATACCTCCATCGCGAATGGAAGAGCCACACCAGCTATGGCCGCCCCCGCGAACTGCAATCTTCATCTTATTCTCTCGCGCAAAGTTTACGGTCTCGACCGCGTCCTGCTCGGAGGCGACCTGAACGATTAGCTCCGGCTTCCGGCCGGGCTTTAGAGCGTTCCAAGCCATAGCCTGTCTTATTCTCTCGTATTCTTCATCACCAGTGTGCACCACACGGCCCAAGATTCGCTTTTGCAATTCCATTTTAGCCTCCACTTTTTTAAGTCATGTAAATATACCTTATACATTTAGCTGGCGAATGCGTTATCATTACTTCCGTTTTAACGGATCCTCTACTTCATTCCCGACTTAATCAGGGATAGTTCCAGCTCATTACCTATTTGTTGTAGAATGTTTTGCTCTATTTCACATCGAACTTATCCAAAATAAGAGATATGACAATGTACTTATTCGGGACCCTATCCGGCTAGTCTAACGGATAAATTCCGCCACCGATGCAATCTCATTTCTAAAAACTAATGTCATCAGGGCATACATGGCTTGGTTGAACGGATATGATTTGGACAGCATTTACATAACAAACACACAAGAAGGCAACCTGATTTGAAATTATCCTTTTTATCCGTCTAAAAGCTTTATTTTACAGGAATGGGTTGTATGATTTCTGATTATTTTGGTCAGTAGTGACAAAATCTATTTCTTCATACTCATAAACGACGGTATGCATAGCCAGCAGCTATAATATTTTCTGTCATGAAGTATGATTTAATCACCGTGAATGAAAACGGGCTATACTGCCCGGCGGGAGGGTTTTATATCGACCCCTGGCGGCCCGTAGAGCGTGCAGTAATCACCCATGCCCACTCCGACCATGCCCGTCCTGGTCATAGCTATTACCTGGCTCATAACCATTGCGCACCCATTCTAAGACTAAGATTAGGCCAGGATATCAACCTGGAAACCATGGAGTACGGGGAGACCAGGGCGATGAATGGGTTGAGAGTGTCACTCCATCCTGCGGGACACGTTCTTGGCTCGGCCCAGGTAAGAATCGAACATGGAGGCAAGGTTTGGGTCGTCTCCGGTGATTATAAACTGGAGAATGACCGGCTCACTCCGGCTTTCGAGCCTATCCACTGTCATACCTTCATAACCGAGTCAACCTTTGGCCTTCCGGTATACAAATGGCGGCCGCAGGACGAAATCTTTGAGCAAGTGAACCAGTGGTGGGCAGAGAACCAGGGAAAAAATAAGGCCAGTATCTTGATAGCGTATGCGCTTGGCAAGGCGCAGCGCCTGGTTGAGAATCTCGACCACTCTCTCGGTGACATCTACGCCCACGGAGCAGTCTTTAACGTCCATACAAAGTTTAGAGAGGCAGGCATAACTCTACCTGAAATAAAATATGCCGGGCCGGACATGCCAAAATCCGCTTTCATGAGGTCTTTGATAATTGCTCCCCCATCGGCCTTAAACACGCCGTGGATGAGAAGGTTTGAGCCCTATTCTACTGCCATAGCTTCGGGCTGCATGGCTATACGCGGAAACAAGCGCCGTAAGGCGGTGGACCGAGGTTTTGCTTTATCAGACCACGCTGATTGGCAGGGTCTTAACGAGGCTATAAACGCATGCGGTGCGGAACGGGTTTTTGTCACCCATGGCTATCAGGACGTCATGGTCAAATGGCTCGGGGAAAAGGGAAAGGAAGCCCATGAATTAAAAACCGAATTCGTCGGCGAGAGCGAGGAGTTCGACGGTCTATGAGAAATTTCGCTCGATTGTTTTACGACCTGGACCAGACCAATAAGACCAATGAAAGGTTGTCCATACTGAAAGAGTATTTTCGTAAAGCTTCCGACGGGGACAAGGTGTGGGCCATAGCGCTTCTAAGCGGCCGACGTCCGAGGCGCCCGGTAACCACGACAAAGCTGAGAGAGTGGGGCAGCGAGTTGGCCGGAATCCCTCTTTGGCTTTTTGAAGAGTGCTATCAGGTCGTTGGCGATTTGGCAGAGGTAATCGCCCTGCTATTGCCTCCTCCGGAAAGACAGCAGTCCGAGTCCCTTGCTTATTGGATCAATTACCTTCGCGATTTGGAGGATTTGGACGAAGAAGAGAAAAAGGGGAGGGTTATGTCTGCCTGGATGGAGATGGATACCCAGGAGCGCTTTGCATTCAATAAATTTTTAACCGGAGCTTTTAGGATAGGGGTTTCCCAGAAACTCCTGATACGCGTGCTGGCCGAGCTTTATGAGGTCGAAGAAGCCAAGATAGCGCACCGGTTGACCGGGGATTGGCACCCGGATACTCAAACATTCGAAGGTTTGATTATACAGGGTGACTCAAACGATAACTCTTCCAAGCCCTATCCTTTTTTCCTGGCATATCCGATTGAAAAGTCGGTCTCGGATTTAGGGCCGCCGGAGGAGTGGCAGGCAGAATGGAAATGGGACGGCATCCGTTCCCAGATTATCAAGCGTAATAATGAGTTCTTCATATGGTCGCGGGGCGAAGAGCTGGTTACGGAGAAGTTCCCTGAATTAACCGGCCTCAAGGATAGGCTTCCAGACGGCGTGGTTTTGGACGGTGAGATATTGGCTTACTGTGACGGGCAGCCGCTCGGATTCAACGTATTACAAAAACGCATTGGACGGAAGAACGTAACCAAGGCCATACTCAAGGAGGCGCCTGTAGCGATTATTGCCTACGACCTCTTGGAGTATCAGCAAGAGGATGTTCGCGGTTGGCCCCTCGAAAAGAGACGACGATTGCTCGATGTGTTAATAGAGCAGGCTGCTCACGAAAGGCTCTTATTTTCCCGGGATGTTCCTTTCGAAGGCTGGGACGATTTAGTCAAGTTAAGGGAGGAGTCGCGCTCCCAAGGGGCCGAGGGATTTATGCTCAAACGAAGGGATTCTTCCTACGGAGTTGGACGCAAGAAGGGAGACTGGTGGAAGTGGAAGGTCGAGCCTTACCTAGTTGATGCGGTTTTGCTCTATGCGGAGCGCGGGCACGGCCGGCGGGCAAGCCTTTACACCGATTATACATTCGGGGTATGGGACCAGGACAAGCTGGTGCCAATCGCCAAGGCCTACTCCGGGTTGAGCGACGAGGAGATACGCCAGGTGGATGCCTTCATTCGGAAGAATACTGTCGAGAAATTCGGACCGGTGAGAAGTGTCAAACCGGAGCTTGTATTTGAATTGGCCTTCGAGAGCGTTCAGCTTTCATCCCGCCACAAGTCGGGAGTAGCGGTACGATTCCCCCGTATTTCCCGCTGGCGGCATGATAAAAAGATCGAAGAGGCGGATACATTGGAGAACCTTCGCAAATTATTAGAGGTAAAATAAGAAAAGGGGGCGCAACCCTTTTATTTGTCAATGAATGTATATCAAGCTATTATACCGGCGGGTAACAGCTTTGCCCGAATCTCTGTAAATAAATAGGGTATCTGGCCTCAACTTTTTACAATACCATGATAAAATGAGACTAGGTTGAAGGTTGAGACATAGCTCTATTAACCCTAGAGTTAGGAGGTTGAAATGGCTGCTATACGAAAGAGACGAAGAAAGCGTTATCAAAGTTGCAACAGAATCTTGGATCGCATTTGGTTTACAGCATTGATGACAGAAGAATGGTCATGGAACGGAGAGGGTTATAACGAGTGTACAGCAATGCACAGCCTAGTGACTGACCCTGAACAAAATGTTATATGTCCCAATTGTGAATCTGTTATTGGCACAGGGCGTGACTTTGCTTTTGGATAAGGTTAAAAATAGCAATTGAGATGGCACTACGGGGGAGTAATCGGCCCAAAGTAGGATAAGAGTGCATGGAGGCAAAATCATCGAAAATAATTCGAAGAAAAGTCAGATCAACTATAGCTATACGACGATTAAGGTAACGCAAAGCCGAATTAACAAGGGTTTAATCGCTATTCCTGTGACCCTGGCGAACTGGTTTCCCGGTCATAATGATACTATTCAAGTTTATTTAATGATTCACCCGTTTCTCAAACTAAACATTACTCATCCTATAACAGCAGTACACGCGAATGTAGAATTGGAAGAATGAAACAATGGTTTCACACAAATAATATCACAAGTGGAGATGAAGTAGTTATTCAACTTATAGATAAAGAACGGTTTATCTATAGACTCATACCGGAGCGAAACTTCATTAAAAAAACCAAAGAATTACAGGATAATTTTGATAATTCTGAGACTGAAGAAGAGGCCTCAGAGCGGATTAGTGCTCTTTCCGAATGGACAGACTTAGAGAAACAAAAGGTTGTCCTTAGTGAGTATCATCGGTTAGCTAGTATTGTACGGATTCAAGAAAGACGTTATGTGAAGAAGCATTCAAACCAAGCTAGAGAGAGTGTACCTTTTAATCTAAGGGTTTTGCTTGGCGATATCTATCGGGGTCACTGTCAAATATGAGATTTCTGGTTTTTAAAAAAGGATGATAAACCATATTTTGAAACACATCATATCAATCCTATGCAAGGCAATAGTCCCAAAAACATAGTTCTAGTCTGTGCGAATTGCCATAGACAATTTGAATATGCAGATGTAAATCACGAGTTTAATGATGAGGGTTGGCTTATTAAGGTCTCCTTTAACGATAGAGTTTATTCTCTCAATCAAGTTCTGCTGAAAACGGAGGTAGAGGAATCGTTTAAGGAGTTGTTTATTTAAAACTTACTAGGCCAAGGTCTAAACTATAAGGGTTCTTTTTCCTGTTGCTATGCATGATTTAATACCTTCTTTCGAGTTACACAGAAACTACTTCAAGAAAATTTTGTTCTTTAATTTCCCGGTGTCTAAGTCTATCTCGCACTCATATGAGTGAAAAGATAAAGCTTTCAACGGATTTTCCGATATTATTTTATAATAGCAATCACCTGTCGTTGTTGTGGGCAGTTCAGCTTTCCATATTTCTTTACCGTTTATATCTAATGCAAGAAGATTTTGAAATTGACCAAATTTGGGTATGTAAGAATCTGGGTCGTACAAAATGATAATTTTATCCCCTGTAGAAAACGCTGTAAGGATAGGATGATCGAGATTAATGCTTTTAGTGTTGATTTTA harbors:
- a CDS encoding FAD-binding oxidoreductase, whose amino-acid sequence is MELQKRILGRVVHTGDEEYERIRQAMAWNALKPGRKPELIVQVASEQDAVETVNFARENKMKIAVRGGGHSWCGSSIRDGGILLDLSPLNAVEVDPEKRVAIVQPAITNRQFARKLAEQDLAFPFGHCPSVPLSGYILGGGLGWNIGYWGVACFSLLALDVVTADGKLIRASEDENSDILWAARGSGPGFFGVATKYYLRVYPLPKAITTSMLMFPLDSLPEVLAWVEEVAGKIPSFVELTLLFTSTPPPLADRCKQVCIVVATAFADTAQMASDALSAMENCPLENFVMRDLNANTPFDVLFDTIDGLFPEGKRYAVDNMWSHTHPIILLSTLRDQFIKAPSPHTLALSLILPPPAANAPQMPDAAFSMIASIYVDCSAIWEDASQDRENIDWLRNAMQALESIGVGHYIGETDLTAHPSRSVRSFSQRNWDRLEELRKKYDPDGIFHSYLGLE
- a CDS encoding ligase-associated DNA damage response exonuclease; the protein is MKYDLITVNENGLYCPAGGFYIDPWRPVERAVITHAHSDHARPGHSYYLAHNHCAPILRLRLGQDINLETMEYGETRAMNGLRVSLHPAGHVLGSAQVRIEHGGKVWVVSGDYKLENDRLTPAFEPIHCHTFITESTFGLPVYKWRPQDEIFEQVNQWWAENQGKNKASILIAYALGKAQRLVENLDHSLGDIYAHGAVFNVHTKFREAGITLPEIKYAGPDMPKSAFMRSLIIAPPSALNTPWMRRFEPYSTAIASGCMAIRGNKRRKAVDRGFALSDHADWQGLNEAINACGAERVFVTHGYQDVMVKWLGEKGKEAHELKTEFVGESEEFDGL
- a CDS encoding ATP-dependent DNA ligase, which encodes MRNFARLFYDLDQTNKTNERLSILKEYFRKASDGDKVWAIALLSGRRPRRPVTTTKLREWGSELAGIPLWLFEECYQVVGDLAEVIALLLPPPERQQSESLAYWINYLRDLEDLDEEEKKGRVMSAWMEMDTQERFAFNKFLTGAFRIGVSQKLLIRVLAELYEVEEAKIAHRLTGDWHPDTQTFEGLIIQGDSNDNSSKPYPFFLAYPIEKSVSDLGPPEEWQAEWKWDGIRSQIIKRNNEFFIWSRGEELVTEKFPELTGLKDRLPDGVVLDGEILAYCDGQPLGFNVLQKRIGRKNVTKAILKEAPVAIIAYDLLEYQQEDVRGWPLEKRRRLLDVLIEQAAHERLLFSRDVPFEGWDDLVKLREESRSQGAEGFMLKRRDSSYGVGRKKGDWWKWKVEPYLVDAVLLYAERGHGRRASLYTDYTFGVWDQDKLVPIAKAYSGLSDEEIRQVDAFIRKNTVEKFGPVRSVKPELVFELAFESVQLSSRHKSGVAVRFPRISRWRHDKKIEEADTLENLRKLLEVK